From Strigops habroptila isolate Jane chromosome 16, bStrHab1.2.pri, whole genome shotgun sequence:
gtCCTACCCGGTAGGCTGCCTTGAGGCCCCCGTTGTCAGCGATGTTCTCCCCGAGGGTGTGCTTGCCATTGACAGCCTCTCCATTGACGGTGTAGTTGCTGTACTGCTCCACCATGCATGCTGTCTGACGCTTGAAGGCCTCCACGGAGGAGTTCTTCCACCAGGGACGCAGGTTGCCATCCTTGTCATATTCCCGGCCTgccaaaaccacaacagatCCTTCATCACCTCACTGGCCACCCCTCCAGCAGCCCACCCGCCTGGCCCTGGCCATACCTTGATCATCAAAGGCATGTGTCAACTCATGGCCCACGACCACACCGATCCCACCAAAATTCAGTGACCTGCAAGGAGGCGATGCTGAGGTTTAAAAAGCGGCCGCTGCTTCCCACAGCCTTGAAACGGAGCCTCAAATGTTGGGACAGGAGGAAACTTGGGAATCCTGCCCTCCCTGTTTCCATAGGCTCTTACTTGGGAGATGCACGTGTGTAAAAAGGGGCCTGGAGGATGCCAGCAGGGAAGACAATCTCATTCTTGGTGGGAGAGTAGTACGCATTGACCGTCGGGGGTGTCATGCTCCACCTGTAGAGACACGGACATGGACAACGTGGCTGCACAAACCCATCGCTGATGTTTGCTCCAACACCATCCACTTATCATAATGCAAAGCCATCAGCCCAAACTTAACTCCCCAAAACCAGCATGGGCTGGTGGACACCAAATCCCAATGATATTCCCTGCTGGGCACAACAGGGAAGTGGAGCAGAGGACTTACTGGTCCCGGTTTGGTGGTTTCCGGAGCTGGTCAGCGGTGACCCTGGCTGAGAAGTTGTAGAACTGCATGACGTTCTCAAAGTAGAGGTCGGACACGGCCTCGTACTGCAAGAGAGCAAGGCATGAGTGGTGTGTGGTGaccacccagccctgctcctccctccATGGTCACGTCTGAGCCTCCGGAGCCGGCTGAGTTATGGCCACGcttgtttctcctcctctccaccATCTGTGGAGTCTCGGGAGGACAGTGAATCACCATTACGGAAACCGGCTCCTCCTCTTCCCGGGCAGGGATCCCGAGAGCCCCAACCACCCCAGGGCTGGTGCACAGCAATCTGGGAAGCCCCCAGAGAAGCGTCAAGGACATGAGTGAGACCCTTCGGGAGGAAACCTGGGGCCACGGTGATGGGCACATCCTGCATGTTCTAGTGGAGGGGAGAACAGGAGACACAATGGACATATCCAACCAACTCACATCATTAAAGACTTTATCCAGCTCCTTGGGGTCCATGATGAACTTAGGGTAGCCAATCATGTTGTAGATGGCATCTGCCTGGTGGGGTGACAAGGACCACAGTGCTTTTGGTGCCAGGGGTGGAAGGACAGGCTCGCCCAGCTCTACCACCCTCCACCAACGCCCTCTCCTCCAACTGCTGCCGGCACCTCACCTTCTCTTTGGCTGATTTCCTTGTCTCTTCATCCATCCACCGCAGGCTCTCCAGGCTTTCCTCAAAGGCTGTTTTAATCTCTGCAATCATTTCCTCTGCCTGGACAACACAAGGCAGCACAGCGTCGGTCCAGAGCCCGCTTCCCACCCCAGAGAGGTCAAAGACCCTTCACACCAGTGGGAGGAAGAGGCTGGAAGGCCAAGATGGAATGTGGACCAGGGGAAAACCCAGCGAATGGAGATATACAGTGAACAAAATAAGGTGGACAGAGAAACAGCATCTGCCACGGTGGTTCCACCATTGTGGTGGCTTTCCTGGCACTGGGACCCACATGGGGGACGTACCACTTGCTTGCTGTCCTCGGCGAAGGTGGCCTTGACGAACATGGCCCCCAGGGCGAAGCCCAGGTTGTTGTCAGTGTCACTGATGCAGAACTTCCAGCGCGGGAGGCAGGTCTGCATGGGACAGAGGTGGGCATCAGTGGTGCCACAGCCAAagcccttccccttcccaccccttgCCCTGCCAGGAGGTGAGGTCCACATCCCTGCATTGGAGCTgccaccccaaaacctgccccacACCTCTATCTTTTGGACACAACATGACAAGGACTTGCCTTAAAAAGCTGTCACCATTTTAATGGTGATTTGGGGGCACCGGGGGCTCCACACTCACCTTCTTCGTCCCATACATCACTTCCATGAACTTTTCCTCAGCATCCTGGAAGCGCTGGTCGAGGAAGGGGCTGGTTTTCCGCACCAGGTTCCAGATCATGTAGTTGTTGAGGAGACTGCAGCGAGAGGTGGTGAGTGAGCAGCGGGATGTTCCTGCCCACCCTGCGCACCCTCTGTGCGGGCTGGGGGCTCTCACCATTTGTCCGTGGCCAGGATGAGGTCGGAGACCTGCTCCAGGTACTCCTTGGCATAGACCACGACGGGCTCAGATTCATTGAGCTCCACGGGGTAGAACACCGTGCTGAGGAAGGGCATCCAGTCCACGGCTGGTGCCAACTCCTGCAAAAGCCATGGACCCAGAATGCATCGGAGCGGGGTGGCAACTGCTTCCCGAGCTGGAATTGGCTGCATCAGCCCCGGTTTGAGGGACTCAGCTGATTTTGCAGAGGCCGGTTCCcataacagcagcagcctcaaAGGGTCAGAGGGGAGTAAACAATTTCCTCCCAcgaaggaaaaaaagtggggCGGGTGTCAAAGATGTTGACACAACCCATTAGGGCCCCTTTGGGGATGCAGGGAGGTGACCGGGCTGGTGTCCGCAGGCAGCAGTACCACAGCGGGAtggccaccagccccagggGTGGTCCAGAGGCTGGAGGAACGGGTCAGGGTGGGATTCCCCCAAGGAGGACACAGGCCAAGCCATTGCACTAGAGCTTCCCAGGCTGTGTCAGGCTTCCTCAGAGGAGCTGCGTCACCTCCACTCATCCCTTCCACTTCCCAAACCACAGCGGAGCAGGGAGGTTCGCCAACTCCATCCTTACCTTTAGGTCTCCAGCCGTCATTTTATGGTAGATGACCTCCTCATCCCGGTGCTTCTCCTGTGGGATGGTGATGTTGGCCAACGCCGTCTCAAAGTCCAAGATCTGCTGCATCTGCTGCCGAGTTGACTCCTCATCAGTGCCTCCCAAGAACATCCCCAACTGCACCATGTAGTTCAGGTACCCGGCGAGCACCTACATCGTAGGACAGCGGGTGATCAGCATCATGGGTGCCACTCACCCATGGCACCTCCCCTCAAATCCACCTTTCCTCCAACAACCTTACCTTCTCATTCTCTGTCTTGTTGAGGTAGTAATCCCGGGATGGCAGGCCCAACCCCGACTGATCCACCTGGATCACGTTGCTGTTGGAGTTCTTGGAGTCGGCGCTGACGTAGACGGAGAAGAAGGGTGAGGTGCGGTAATGCGCCGTCACCTCCCGCAGCGTCGCGTTGAAGTTGTCACCGGCCCATGGACCTGTGATGTTCCAGCCACCCAGCTGGGGACAGACAGCAACCGGCTTTTGGGTAAGGAATAACCCCCTGGAATTGCTCAAATATCCACCCAATACCTGTCCCGGGGGGAAACATCTCGCAGTGGGGCTAAAAAGCCCAGGAGTGGCATTAGCTGCCTATAAATCTATGCCTATGGATATTAGATGGGATCttaagaagcagcttttccctgtgagggtgctgaggtgctggcacagggtgcccagagaagctgtggctgccccatccctggcagtgttcaaggccaggttggacacaggggcttggagcaacctgctctagtggaaggtgtccctgcccgtggcagggggttggaactggaggagctttaaggtcccttccaacccaaaccaggctgggattccatgataaat
This genomic window contains:
- the ECE1 gene encoding endothelin-converting enzyme 1 isoform X3, whose product is MSTYKRATLDDEDPLDSIGDGDGYPNGFQVNFRSSRSAPGCWAERTRAEKQLVVLVGVLGAVLVACLLGLIFQYRSRVPAVCLSEACISVTSSILSSLDRAVNPCEDFFSYACGGWIKANPLPDGHSRWGTFNNLWEHNQAIMKHLLENTTANVSSEAERKAQRYYQACMNESKIEELRATPLVELIQKLGGWNITGPWAGDNFNATLREVTAHYRTSPFFSVYVSADSKNSNSNVIQVDQSGLGLPSRDYYLNKTENEKVLAGYLNYMVQLGMFLGGTDEESTRQQMQQILDFETALANITIPQEKHRDEEVIYHKMTAGDLKELAPAVDWMPFLSTVFYPVELNESEPVVVYAKEYLEQVSDLILATDKCLLNNYMIWNLVRKTSPFLDQRFQDAEEKFMEVMYGTKKTCLPRWKFCISDTDNNLGFALGAMFVKATFAEDSKQVAEEMIAEIKTAFEESLESLRWMDEETRKSAKEKADAIYNMIGYPKFIMDPKELDKVFNDYEAVSDLYFENVMQFYNFSARVTADQLRKPPNRDQWSMTPPTVNAYYSPTKNEIVFPAGILQAPFYTRASPKSLNFGGIGVVVGHELTHAFDDQGREYDKDGNLRPWWKNSSVEAFKRQTACMVEQYSNYTVNGEAVNGKHTLGENIADNGGLKAAYRAYQNWLKKNGEEEILPTLGLTNHQLFFVGFAQVWCSVRTPESSHEGLITDPHSPSRFRVIGTVSNSQEFAEHFGCPLGSPMNPPKKCEVW
- the ECE1 gene encoding endothelin-converting enzyme 1 isoform X1; the encoded protein is MRFPLVFLLGDEIRAGHQHKIMPWGQGAGREPKFKMSTYKRATLDDEDPLDSIGDGDGYPNGFQVNFRSSRSAPGCWAERTRAEKQLVVLVGVLGAVLVACLLGLIFQYRSRVPAVCLSEACISVTSSILSSLDRAVNPCEDFFSYACGGWIKANPLPDGHSRWGTFNNLWEHNQAIMKHLLENTTANVSSEAERKAQRYYQACMNESKIEELRATPLVELIQKLGGWNITGPWAGDNFNATLREVTAHYRTSPFFSVYVSADSKNSNSNVIQVDQSGLGLPSRDYYLNKTENEKVLAGYLNYMVQLGMFLGGTDEESTRQQMQQILDFETALANITIPQEKHRDEEVIYHKMTAGDLKELAPAVDWMPFLSTVFYPVELNESEPVVVYAKEYLEQVSDLILATDKCLLNNYMIWNLVRKTSPFLDQRFQDAEEKFMEVMYGTKKTCLPRWKFCISDTDNNLGFALGAMFVKATFAEDSKQVAEEMIAEIKTAFEESLESLRWMDEETRKSAKEKADAIYNMIGYPKFIMDPKELDKVFNDYEAVSDLYFENVMQFYNFSARVTADQLRKPPNRDQWSMTPPTVNAYYSPTKNEIVFPAGILQAPFYTRASPKSLNFGGIGVVVGHELTHAFDDQGREYDKDGNLRPWWKNSSVEAFKRQTACMVEQYSNYTVNGEAVNGKHTLGENIADNGGLKAAYRAYQNWLKKNGEEEILPTLGLTNHQLFFVGFAQVWCSVRTPESSHEGLITDPHSPSRFRVIGTVSNSQEFAEHFGCPLGSPMNPPKKCEVW
- the ECE1 gene encoding endothelin-converting enzyme 1 isoform X2; its protein translation is MMSTYKRATLDDEDPLDSIGDGDGYPNGFQVNFRSSRSAPGCWAERTRAEKQLVVLVGVLGAVLVACLLGLIFQYRSRVPAVCLSEACISVTSSILSSLDRAVNPCEDFFSYACGGWIKANPLPDGHSRWGTFNNLWEHNQAIMKHLLENTTANVSSEAERKAQRYYQACMNESKIEELRATPLVELIQKLGGWNITGPWAGDNFNATLREVTAHYRTSPFFSVYVSADSKNSNSNVIQVDQSGLGLPSRDYYLNKTENEKVLAGYLNYMVQLGMFLGGTDEESTRQQMQQILDFETALANITIPQEKHRDEEVIYHKMTAGDLKELAPAVDWMPFLSTVFYPVELNESEPVVVYAKEYLEQVSDLILATDKCLLNNYMIWNLVRKTSPFLDQRFQDAEEKFMEVMYGTKKTCLPRWKFCISDTDNNLGFALGAMFVKATFAEDSKQVAEEMIAEIKTAFEESLESLRWMDEETRKSAKEKADAIYNMIGYPKFIMDPKELDKVFNDYEAVSDLYFENVMQFYNFSARVTADQLRKPPNRDQWSMTPPTVNAYYSPTKNEIVFPAGILQAPFYTRASPKSLNFGGIGVVVGHELTHAFDDQGREYDKDGNLRPWWKNSSVEAFKRQTACMVEQYSNYTVNGEAVNGKHTLGENIADNGGLKAAYRAYQNWLKKNGEEEILPTLGLTNHQLFFVGFAQVWCSVRTPESSHEGLITDPHSPSRFRVIGTVSNSQEFAEHFGCPLGSPMNPPKKCEVW